One genomic segment of Candidatus Neomarinimicrobiota bacterium includes these proteins:
- the pgsA gene encoding CDP-diacylglycerol--glycerol-3-phosphate 3-phosphatidyltransferase: MLPNILTIARILLTPFFILCLFHDAPWAKPMALLVFIVASVTDAWDGYIARKKDLVTKTGAFLDPLADKILVSSAFISFAIIGKIPYWMAVLIIFRDLFVTGLRMLFLSRGVSLITSKLAKFKTATQISAIVFVLSYMALKAITLINAEAVLTFVESFNLIYYAVYGVTLFTVYTGLNYLYVNRTAIREFITTSHDLS, encoded by the coding sequence ATGCTGCCGAATATTCTTACAATTGCGCGAATCCTGCTGACACCATTTTTTATCCTCTGTCTTTTCCATGATGCACCGTGGGCCAAGCCCATGGCTCTCCTTGTCTTCATCGTCGCATCCGTGACTGATGCGTGGGACGGTTATATTGCACGCAAGAAAGACCTCGTCACCAAAACCGGTGCTTTCCTGGATCCGCTTGCTGATAAGATACTGGTCTCCTCGGCATTCATCTCTTTCGCCATCATCGGCAAGATTCCTTACTGGATGGCGGTGCTTATCATCTTCCGCGATCTGTTCGTTACCGGACTGAGGATGCTCTTTCTGAGTCGCGGCGTAAGTCTCATTACCAGCAAACTCGCTAAGTTCAAGACAGCTACCCAGATTTCCGCCATCGTTTTTGTTCTGTCGTATATGGCTCTTAAAGCGATCACACTCATTAATGCAGAAGCTGTTCTCACTTTTGTCGAGTCGTTCAATCTGATCTATTATGCTGTCTACGGAGTTACGCTATTTACTGTCTATACCGGTCTCAACTATCTGTATGTCAACCGGACAGCCATCCGTGAATTCATCACCACCTCCCACGATCTCTCGTGA
- a CDS encoding YbaB/EbfC family nucleoid-associated protein, translating into MINKGNFQSVLKKAKQLQEKLEATQAELEKMEIEGQAGGGMVAAVVNGKQELLSMKIDPEILDEDVEMLEDLVVAAVNQALSKAAEESQQRLSSVSGGLMGNLGDIKIPGI; encoded by the coding sequence ATGATCAATAAGGGAAATTTTCAGAGCGTACTCAAGAAGGCGAAGCAGCTGCAAGAGAAACTGGAGGCGACACAGGCGGAGCTGGAAAAGATGGAGATCGAGGGCCAGGCCGGCGGCGGGATGGTGGCGGCCGTTGTGAACGGCAAGCAGGAGCTGCTGTCTATGAAGATCGACCCTGAGATTCTTGATGAAGATGTGGAGATGCTGGAAGATCTCGTTGTGGCAGCTGTCAATCAGGCTCTCTCAAAGGCAGCAGAAGAGTCACAACAGCGTCTCTCATCTGTTTCAGGAGGGTTGATGGGAAACTTAGGTGATATTAAAATCCCGGGGATATAG
- a CDS encoding phosphatidylglycerophosphatase A translates to MRSALLYFSDAIATVFRIGHLPLAPGSWGSAAAVVGWYLLPELSGTVYWLIIINLFLLGVIASAIIAQRDSDVDPSKVIIDEWVGMWIVLPFAEEGWVSVLVAFICFRLFDILKPFPARATERLRGGWGIMLDDVVAGVYSIAVLTLIRIFV, encoded by the coding sequence GTGAGATCGGCTCTACTTTACTTTTCTGATGCCATTGCCACTGTATTCCGTATCGGTCACCTGCCGTTAGCACCCGGTTCCTGGGGAAGTGCTGCCGCCGTAGTGGGGTGGTACCTTCTGCCTGAACTAAGCGGTACGGTCTACTGGTTAATCATAATCAACCTATTCCTACTCGGTGTCATCGCATCAGCTATCATCGCTCAACGTGACAGCGATGTTGATCCTTCAAAGGTAATTATCGATGAATGGGTGGGGATGTGGATCGTACTCCCATTTGCGGAAGAGGGCTGGGTATCAGTACTTGTGGCTTTCATCTGCTTCCGGCTGTTTGACATTCTAAAACCGTTCCCCGCAAGAGCAACAGAGAGGCTCAGGGGCGGTTGGGGTATCATGCTGGACGATGTGGTAGCAGGAGTCTATTCTATTGCGGTGCTGACACTCATTAGGATATTCGTATGA
- the recR gene encoding recombination mediator RecR gives MPDSLSRLIEGFARFPGIGNKTAQRMAFYLLKSDRAEAVELAKSILEVKDQIHECPVCHNISEISPCGICSDPKRDESILCVVEDTTDLLAFEKTNEYNGKYHILGGVLSPLDGIGPDELHVDSLLERLNGKTEVIIATNPSAEGETTALYLAKILKQRDLNITRLATGIPVGGDLEYADEATIISALEGRVKL, from the coding sequence CTGCCTGACTCACTCAGCCGACTCATCGAAGGGTTTGCCCGTTTTCCTGGAATCGGGAATAAGACGGCGCAGCGGATGGCGTTTTACCTGCTGAAAAGTGACAGGGCGGAAGCGGTTGAACTGGCTAAGTCGATCCTTGAAGTGAAGGATCAGATCCATGAATGTCCTGTCTGTCACAACATTTCAGAGATTTCTCCCTGCGGTATCTGCTCTGATCCCAAGCGGGATGAATCGATCCTCTGCGTTGTTGAAGATACGACCGATCTTCTCGCTTTTGAGAAAACGAATGAATATAACGGCAAATACCATATCCTGGGTGGTGTCCTCTCACCGCTGGACGGTATAGGGCCAGATGAACTGCACGTGGATTCACTGCTGGAGCGCCTTAACGGCAAGACGGAAGTTATCATCGCTACCAATCCCAGTGCGGAGGGAGAGACAACGGCGCTTTATCTCGCCAAGATCCTTAAACAGCGGGACCTCAACATCACCCGGCTGGCGACGGGTATTCCCGTGGGAGGAGATCTGGAATACGCTGACGAAGCGACCATTATCAGTGCTTTGGAAGGGAGGGTAAAACTTTAG
- the dnaX gene encoding DNA polymerase III subunit gamma/tau: MTYQVLARKYRPETFQQVVGQDHVTKTLLNAFAQDKIAHAYLFAGPRGVGKTTTARILAKALNCFKNSEGNPCNECQNCEEITSSRSMDVLEIDGASNRGIDEIRNLRELVRYSPVNAKFKVFIIDEVHMLTTSAFNALLKTLEEPPPHVKFIFATTEPNKVLPTILSRCQRHDFHRMSSSDINSGLKIVLEKEKITIDDRTGQLIITMADGSMRDALSLLDQMIAFCGDKVEFEQASQLLGIIPNALFFEVSDAVRNQDKKGLLTLLYESHSKGYALTEFVSGLNQHFLNLLICKADAGQELIEMPDDVRQRYSEECQNWDPKDLLRLTDRVTEMESKLKIVQQPKVYVETMMLKLTEMDSTVSLTELITRLGEGGFTGGGQQKQVSPHGGLFNNVENAEKGEKVKPVLKDSGADTGTENKKKVQTEKKPAEAEDGSGSLQKVQDKWDAIIAEVTENGTSLSTFLSHGKPHSLDGKRLTISFPKKYKFQIDMLKKNARKIETTIEKIVGEVFRIDFIVSENQRDVEQSPEEDDPVTKRMVKLFGGKIVE, translated from the coding sequence TTGACCTATCAGGTTCTAGCGCGAAAATATAGACCGGAAACCTTTCAACAGGTGGTAGGTCAGGATCACGTCACCAAGACGCTACTTAACGCCTTCGCCCAAGATAAGATTGCCCATGCATACCTCTTCGCCGGTCCCAGGGGTGTCGGCAAGACTACAACCGCCCGCATTCTCGCCAAAGCCCTCAACTGCTTTAAGAATAGCGAGGGCAATCCGTGCAACGAATGTCAGAACTGTGAAGAGATTACATCTTCCCGCAGTATGGACGTTCTGGAAATCGATGGCGCCTCCAACCGCGGTATTGATGAAATCCGCAATCTGCGGGAGTTGGTGAGATATTCGCCTGTGAATGCCAAGTTCAAGGTGTTTATTATTGATGAAGTCCACATGCTGACCACTTCGGCGTTCAACGCTCTACTGAAAACGCTTGAGGAACCGCCGCCCCATGTGAAGTTCATTTTCGCCACTACTGAACCGAATAAGGTTCTGCCGACAATTCTGTCGCGCTGCCAGCGACACGACTTCCACAGAATGTCCAGCAGTGATATAAACAGCGGCCTGAAAATAGTCCTGGAAAAGGAGAAAATTACCATCGATGACCGGACAGGGCAGCTCATCATCACGATGGCGGACGGCAGCATGCGCGATGCGCTCAGTCTGCTGGATCAGATGATAGCTTTCTGCGGCGATAAGGTAGAATTCGAACAGGCGTCTCAACTGCTTGGCATTATCCCTAATGCACTCTTCTTCGAAGTGAGTGATGCCGTGCGAAATCAGGATAAAAAAGGTCTGCTGACGCTTCTGTACGAGTCCCACAGTAAGGGATATGCTCTCACGGAATTTGTTTCCGGGCTGAACCAGCACTTTCTCAATCTTCTCATCTGTAAGGCTGATGCCGGTCAAGAGCTGATCGAAATGCCGGACGATGTCCGTCAACGTTATTCTGAAGAGTGCCAGAACTGGGATCCGAAAGACCTGCTTCGACTCACAGACCGGGTGACGGAGATGGAATCGAAACTGAAGATTGTTCAGCAGCCCAAAGTCTATGTTGAGACTATGATGCTCAAATTGACTGAAATGGATTCAACTGTCTCACTGACCGAGCTCATTACCAGGCTGGGTGAAGGTGGATTTACGGGTGGTGGTCAACAGAAACAAGTTTCTCCCCATGGGGGTCTGTTCAATAATGTTGAAAACGCGGAAAAGGGCGAGAAGGTCAAGCCGGTGCTGAAAGACAGTGGTGCTGATACTGGCACTGAAAATAAGAAAAAGGTGCAAACTGAGAAGAAGCCGGCTGAAGCTGAGGATGGCAGCGGTTCGTTGCAGAAAGTTCAGGATAAGTGGGATGCAATCATTGCGGAAGTAACAGAAAATGGAACATCCCTGAGTACTTTCCTGAGTCACGGTAAACCACACTCTTTGGACGGTAAGAGGCTGACTATCTCGTTCCCGAAAAAGTACAAGTTCCAGATTGATATGCTGAAGAAGAACGCCAGAAAAATTGAGACGACTATCGAAAAAATTGTGGGAGAAGTCTTTCGAATCGACTTTATTGTGTCAGAGAATCAACGGGATGTTGAACAGTCTCCGGAGGAAGACGATCCGGTGACAAAGCGGATGGTTAAATTATTCGGTGGGAAAATCGTAGAATAG
- a CDS encoding competence/damage-inducible protein A, translated as MKVAIITIGDEILGGFTLDSNATWMARKLMDIGIEINWKMSVGDTADDIKEALRIASEKSDVVLCTGGLGPTVDDITMKAFAEYISAELVFDEDYYERLKEIFDERGYEMPESNRGQAYVPDKGDIIPNPKGSARGVKYVANNTSYYVLPGVPSEMKAMMEKTILPEMKSTVKEDIKVTTLRTTGMMESALHDALKEELDGNDVRIGFLPGFTGVDIRLSSTDLDKVMELASAIYEKIGRYIYAEDWETLEEAVGRELREKGLTIAVAESCTGGLLGDRFTNVPGSSVYFLGGVVSYSNEAKMNLLGVQNDTLVEHGAVSEETAAEMAQGVRQLFQADTGISVTGISGPDGGTPEKPVGLTFIAIDYSGDVSVKRLMFLRDRRFNKELAAQTALNLVRLTVG; from the coding sequence ATGAAAGTGGCTATCATTACTATCGGCGACGAAATTCTGGGAGGATTCACACTCGACTCAAACGCCACCTGGATGGCGAGAAAGCTGATGGATATTGGAATCGAGATAAACTGGAAAATGTCGGTGGGAGATACGGCAGATGATATCAAAGAAGCGTTGCGTATTGCTTCTGAAAAATCGGACGTTGTTCTCTGTACAGGCGGACTGGGTCCCACGGTGGATGACATCACCATGAAGGCTTTCGCTGAATACATCAGTGCCGAACTCGTCTTTGATGAAGACTATTATGAGCGGCTGAAGGAGATCTTTGATGAGCGCGGCTACGAGATGCCCGAATCCAACCGCGGTCAGGCTTACGTGCCTGATAAAGGTGACATAATCCCCAATCCGAAAGGGTCGGCCCGGGGCGTAAAGTATGTTGCTAACAATACTTCCTATTACGTTCTTCCGGGGGTACCCTCCGAGATGAAAGCGATGATGGAAAAGACAATCCTCCCCGAGATGAAGAGCACGGTGAAGGAAGATATTAAGGTTACTACACTGCGGACAACGGGTATGATGGAGTCGGCACTGCACGATGCATTGAAGGAGGAGCTTGATGGAAATGACGTCCGCATCGGATTCCTGCCGGGATTTACGGGCGTCGATATCAGGCTCTCTTCAACAGATTTGGATAAGGTGATGGAACTCGCCTCCGCCATCTACGAAAAGATCGGACGCTACATCTATGCGGAGGATTGGGAGACGCTGGAAGAGGCGGTGGGGCGTGAGCTGAGGGAAAAGGGACTCACCATAGCTGTGGCGGAATCGTGTACCGGAGGTCTCCTGGGTGACAGGTTCACCAATGTGCCGGGGAGTTCGGTATATTTTCTGGGCGGTGTGGTGAGCTACAGCAATGAAGCTAAAATGAACCTCCTTGGTGTGCAGAACGATACGTTGGTGGAACACGGTGCTGTAAGCGAAGAGACAGCAGCAGAAATGGCACAGGGAGTGAGACAACTTTTCCAGGCCGATACAGGCATCTCCGTCACGGGAATCTCCGGACCCGACGGCGGCACTCCGGAAAAACCGGTTGGGCTCACCTTTATCGCTATCGACTATTCAGGGGATGTCAGCGTGAAGCGGCTGATGTTTCTGCGCGACCGGCGATTCAACAAGGAGCTGGCGGCCCAGACGGCCCTGAACCTCGTTAGACTGACGGTCGGCTGA
- a CDS encoding pyridoxamine 5'-phosphate oxidase family protein: MEFPKTKLNRIRRHPNRGVYDRDALYEIIDEAPICHVGIAEERQPVVIPTIHARIGDNLILHGSFASRLLDYVCSGKPLCVTITIVDGVVLARALYNHSMNYRSVVIFGTGELVEDHKARMAAMKAISDHLLPGRWEDARRPNDKELKVTKVVSIPITEASAKVRSGPPEDQEDDYELPVWAGVIPLSLQASQPVTDPQLREHISVPEYLSQYGSSK, from the coding sequence ATGGAATTTCCCAAGACGAAATTAAATCGCATCAGACGTCATCCCAACCGGGGTGTATACGACCGTGATGCACTGTATGAAATCATCGATGAGGCACCCATCTGCCACGTGGGAATCGCTGAGGAGAGGCAGCCTGTCGTCATCCCCACCATCCACGCACGGATTGGAGACAATCTAATACTGCATGGGTCCTTCGCAAGTCGGTTGCTGGACTACGTATGCTCCGGCAAACCCCTCTGTGTGACTATTACAATCGTTGACGGGGTCGTGCTGGCAAGGGCTCTCTACAATCACTCCATGAATTACCGCTCGGTGGTGATCTTCGGGACAGGTGAACTAGTTGAGGATCATAAGGCAAGAATGGCCGCCATGAAAGCTATCAGCGACCATCTTCTCCCCGGGCGATGGGAAGATGCGCGGCGACCGAACGACAAGGAGTTAAAGGTAACGAAAGTTGTCTCCATCCCCATTACGGAGGCGTCGGCCAAGGTGCGCAGCGGACCACCCGAAGATCAAGAAGATGACTATGAGCTACCTGTCTGGGCAGGAGTGATTCCACTCAGTTTGCAAGCATCTCAGCCAGTGACGGATCCCCAACTGAGGGAGCATATCTCGGTTCCTGAATACTTATCGCAATACGGTAGTTCCAAATAA
- a CDS encoding peroxidase-related enzyme (This protein belongs to a clade of uncharacterized proteins related to peroxidases such as the alkylhydroperoxidase AhpD.) — MAWINMIQETEAQGELKEAYGKLTEPWGGVDNIIKIHSLNVPSLKSHFQLYATLMRGKSDLSRIQREMIAVVVSAANQCHYULTHHGEGLRQLTKDDELVSQFKEDYKKAPISTPDRAMLDYARKLTLEPRRMEESDVATLKEMGFSDAAILNINQVAGYFAFVNRLAQGLGVELEDFWSEEEF, encoded by the coding sequence ATGGCCTGGATTAATATGATTCAAGAAACTGAAGCGCAAGGCGAGCTGAAAGAGGCCTACGGTAAATTGACAGAACCGTGGGGCGGCGTGGACAATATTATAAAAATTCACAGCCTGAACGTACCCTCACTTAAGAGCCACTTTCAGCTTTACGCAACACTTATGCGGGGAAAATCGGACCTCAGTCGCATCCAGCGGGAGATGATTGCCGTAGTCGTCTCCGCTGCCAACCAGTGCCACTACTGACTGACCCATCACGGAGAGGGTCTCCGTCAGTTGACAAAAGATGATGAACTGGTCTCCCAGTTTAAAGAGGATTATAAAAAGGCACCCATAAGCACTCCTGACCGGGCCATGCTGGATTACGCCCGCAAGCTCACCCTTGAACCGCGGCGCATGGAAGAATCTGACGTTGCCACGCTGAAGGAAATGGGTTTCTCCGACGCGGCCATTCTTAACATTAATCAGGTAGCAGGCTACTTTGCTTTCGTTAACCGCCTGGCACAGGGACTGGGTGTGGAGCTGGAGGATTTTTGGTCAGAAGAAGAATTCTAA
- a CDS encoding arginine deiminase family protein, with amino-acid sequence MPDRSKPLNLSPYGGGSWSAREQSVTEELGSVWAQCGINSEWSRLKAVLLHRPGESLAASQDPDAVQMLAVVDVAKAQQQHDALAQAYSDAGVAVHYVETDESSSPNQMFMADLLFSTPEGTIVARPASTVRAGEERQTAGKLARLGIPIPRSVSGRGTFEGADAMWISPQKVILGQGLRTNREGCDQVTTVLNQMGVEVVRVDLPVGTMHLMGVLRFLDRDLAFAWPLRMAHAGVEVLQDEGYRVEYLPDPDEVLHGFGLNFVTLGPREIIMPAGNPTTQKFLEELGVNCVTVEVDELGKAAGSIGCLTGVLHREPV; translated from the coding sequence ATGCCCGATCGCTCAAAACCGCTTAATCTTTCGCCTTACGGTGGCGGATCATGGTCAGCCCGTGAACAGTCTGTTACCGAAGAACTGGGAAGTGTATGGGCGCAGTGCGGCATCAACAGCGAATGGTCAAGACTGAAAGCGGTACTTCTGCACCGCCCCGGTGAATCACTGGCGGCATCGCAAGATCCGGACGCTGTCCAGATGCTGGCAGTTGTCGATGTCGCCAAAGCCCAGCAACAGCATGACGCCCTGGCCCAAGCCTACAGCGATGCTGGCGTTGCGGTGCACTATGTGGAAACAGATGAGTCGTCCAGCCCCAATCAGATGTTCATGGCAGATTTACTTTTTTCCACCCCTGAAGGAACTATCGTAGCCCGGCCGGCATCTACTGTTCGCGCCGGCGAGGAGCGACAGACAGCCGGGAAGTTGGCACGGCTGGGAATTCCAATCCCTCGAAGCGTAAGCGGTCGCGGCACATTTGAAGGTGCCGATGCCATGTGGATCTCCCCGCAAAAAGTGATCCTGGGACAAGGTTTGCGAACCAACAGGGAGGGATGTGATCAGGTGACCACCGTCTTGAATCAGATGGGTGTTGAAGTGGTAAGAGTCGATCTGCCCGTAGGTACAATGCACCTTATGGGGGTATTGCGGTTTCTGGACAGGGATCTCGCCTTCGCCTGGCCTCTCAGAATGGCTCACGCCGGCGTCGAAGTATTGCAGGACGAAGGGTACAGAGTAGAGTATCTTCCAGACCCCGATGAAGTCTTGCACGGCTTCGGACTCAATTTCGTCACTTTGGGACCGCGGGAAATTATCATGCCGGCAGGAAATCCGACGACACAGAAATTCCTGGAGGAGCTAGGAGTGAATTGTGTTACGGTAGAGGTGGATGAACTGGGCAAAGCGGCCGGCTCCATCGGCTGCCTCACGGGAGTTCTCCACAGAGAACCGGTTTGA